The Daucus carota subsp. sativus chromosome 7, DH1 v3.0, whole genome shotgun sequence genome window below encodes:
- the LOC108196706 gene encoding uncharacterized protein LOC108196706 isoform X4, whose product MMLSAALSTSSSTKPPYAIITNHLYKTPPPFTTTLFQSHSPLPSSSIPIAAPIRASYSSDYESSSSSSSSSSPAKALRRLLESPGLHQGPACFDALSAKLVQSASFQFCFTSGFSISAARLGLPDTGFISYGEMLDQGSQITEAVSIPVIGDGDNGYGNAMNVKRTVKGYIKAGFAGIIIEDQVSPKACGHTRGRKVVSREEAVMRIKAAVDARKESGSDIVIVARTDSRQALSFDESIWRSKAFSDAGADVLFIDALASKEEMEQFCRISPIVPKMANMLEGGGKTPILSPLELENIGYKLVAYPLSLMGVSIRAMQDALAAIKGGRIPSPGSMPSFEELQEILGFNSYYEEEKRYITKENALYSEGVSASSKDFTMRERDEDDKEQRSQSLQEPVVEVLTPEVYSEFGAGSSADPFSGIWSRKLRVKIIGRDGSEKLDVRIPVQFSQPI is encoded by the exons ATGATGCTTTCAGCTGCTCTTTCTACTTCATCTTCTACAAAACCCCCCTACGCCATCATCACAAACCACCTCTACAAAACCCCCCCTCCATTCACAACCACACTCTTTCAATCGCACTCACCTCTTCCATCATCATCCATTCCAATTGCTGCTCCAATTAGGGCTTCTTACTCTTCTGATTACGAATCTTCCTCATCATCGTCGTCGTCGTCGTCTCCGGCCAAGGCTCTTCGCCGCCTTCTCGAATCCCCAGGACTTCATCAAGGCCCTGCTTGTTTCGATGCCCTCAGCGCCAAGCTTGTCCAATCAGCCTCATTTCAGTTCTGCTTTACTAGtg GGTTTAGCATATCAGCTGCTCGGCTGGGGTTGCCGGATACTGGATTTATATCATATGGAGAAATGCTCGATCAAGGCTCACAAATAACTGAGGCTGTATCAATTCCTGTAATTGGTGATGGAGATAATGGGTATGGTAATGCCATGAATGTGAAAAGAACTGTCAAGGGATACATCAAAGCTGGATTTGCTGGAATAATAATTGAAGATCAG GTGTCTCCCAAAGCTTGTGGACATACACGTGGACGGAAAGTAGTTTCTAGAGAAGAAGCAGTTATGAGGATAAAAGCAGCTGTTGATGCTCGAAAAGAAAGTGGCTCTGACATTGTAATTGTAGCTCGAACAGATTCTCGTCAAGCACTCTCATTTGATGAGTCAATTTGGAGGTCAAAGGCCTTTTCTGATGCTGGAGCTGATGTTCTCTTTATTGATGCACTGGCATCAAAAGAGGAAATGGAACAATTTTGTCGAATTTCTCCTATTGTTCCAAAAATG GCAAATATGCTTGAAGGAGGAGGAAAAACTCCTATACTCAGTCCTCTTGAACTTGAAAATATTGGATATAAGCTTGTCGCATATCCTTTGTCCTTGATGGGAGTTTCCATTCGTGCAATGCAG GATGCGTTGGCTGCCATTAAAGGAGGCCGTATACCTTCCCCTGGAAGCATGCCATCTTTTGAAGAATTACAAGAAATTTTAGGATTTAACTCTTACTATGAAGAAGAGAAGCGGTATATTACTAAAGAAAATGCACTATATTCTGAAGGAG TCTCAGCTAGCAGCAAAGACTTCACCATGCGAGAGAGGGATGAAGATGACAAGGAGCAGAGAAGTCAGAGCTTACAAGAACCTGTTGTTGAAGTATTAACTCCTGAAGTCTACAGTGAATTTGGTGCAGGTAGTTCTGCTGATCCATTTTCAGGGATCTGGTCAAGAAAGCTGAGGGTCAAAATAATTGGACGAGATGGTTCTGAAAAACTTGATGTCCGTATTCCA gtccaattcaGCCAACCAATATAG
- the LOC108196706 gene encoding uncharacterized protein LOC108196706 isoform X5 — MMLSAALSTSSSTKPPYAIITNHLYKTPPPFTTTLFQSHSPLPSSSIPIAAPIRASYSSDYESSSSSSSSSSPAKALRRLLESPGLHQGPACFDALSAKLVQSASFQFCFTSGFSISAARLGLPDTGFISYGEMLDQGSQITEAVSIPVIGDGDNGYGNAMNVKRTVKGYIKAGFAGIIIEDQVSPKACGHTRGRKVVSREEAVMRIKAAVDARKESGSDIVIVARTDSRQALSFDESIWRSKAFSDAGADVLFIDALASKEEMEQFCRISPIVPKMANMLEGGGKTPILSPLELENIGYKLVAYPLSLMGVSIRAMQDALAAIKGGRIPSPGSMPSFEELQEILGFNSYYEEEKRYITKENALYSEGGSSADPFSGIWSRKLRVKIIGRDGSEKLDVRIPVQFSQPI; from the exons ATGATGCTTTCAGCTGCTCTTTCTACTTCATCTTCTACAAAACCCCCCTACGCCATCATCACAAACCACCTCTACAAAACCCCCCCTCCATTCACAACCACACTCTTTCAATCGCACTCACCTCTTCCATCATCATCCATTCCAATTGCTGCTCCAATTAGGGCTTCTTACTCTTCTGATTACGAATCTTCCTCATCATCGTCGTCGTCGTCGTCTCCGGCCAAGGCTCTTCGCCGCCTTCTCGAATCCCCAGGACTTCATCAAGGCCCTGCTTGTTTCGATGCCCTCAGCGCCAAGCTTGTCCAATCAGCCTCATTTCAGTTCTGCTTTACTAGtg GGTTTAGCATATCAGCTGCTCGGCTGGGGTTGCCGGATACTGGATTTATATCATATGGAGAAATGCTCGATCAAGGCTCACAAATAACTGAGGCTGTATCAATTCCTGTAATTGGTGATGGAGATAATGGGTATGGTAATGCCATGAATGTGAAAAGAACTGTCAAGGGATACATCAAAGCTGGATTTGCTGGAATAATAATTGAAGATCAG GTGTCTCCCAAAGCTTGTGGACATACACGTGGACGGAAAGTAGTTTCTAGAGAAGAAGCAGTTATGAGGATAAAAGCAGCTGTTGATGCTCGAAAAGAAAGTGGCTCTGACATTGTAATTGTAGCTCGAACAGATTCTCGTCAAGCACTCTCATTTGATGAGTCAATTTGGAGGTCAAAGGCCTTTTCTGATGCTGGAGCTGATGTTCTCTTTATTGATGCACTGGCATCAAAAGAGGAAATGGAACAATTTTGTCGAATTTCTCCTATTGTTCCAAAAATG GCAAATATGCTTGAAGGAGGAGGAAAAACTCCTATACTCAGTCCTCTTGAACTTGAAAATATTGGATATAAGCTTGTCGCATATCCTTTGTCCTTGATGGGAGTTTCCATTCGTGCAATGCAG GATGCGTTGGCTGCCATTAAAGGAGGCCGTATACCTTCCCCTGGAAGCATGCCATCTTTTGAAGAATTACAAGAAATTTTAGGATTTAACTCTTACTATGAAGAAGAGAAGCGGTATATTACTAAAGAAAATGCACTATATTCTGAAGGAG GTAGTTCTGCTGATCCATTTTCAGGGATCTGGTCAAGAAAGCTGAGGGTCAAAATAATTGGACGAGATGGTTCTGAAAAACTTGATGTCCGTATTCCA gtccaattcaGCCAACCAATATAG